Proteins from one Vanessa atalanta chromosome 15, ilVanAtal1.2, whole genome shotgun sequence genomic window:
- the LOC125069602 gene encoding glycogen-binding subunit 76A isoform X3, protein MSGDRPGSQCGLTSLLPMSCRGRAAAFARDLHSRLRSLGAAEGDECENNWLSTSDSSTHRPSSSTHSQRDIDTFYDFELECESPSSPVDGFEPSFSERQHVDRDPPFYDVDAESELKEQSKLMLKQPDKGKNGFKFSTAFYTESPVKLQPGPRENGHVDKPLYSPITFEGCARHNSYDEIDSAIQHNSVTTTDRSLIPHLNSVIDSDSEFESAKSDPSDSSDQIGAQSKKNDITEVFEDLSVTDSETLNEKEEISTASVDDLNLSDLNEINICVSNGLTEIVTSEVPIDKDLSPAPEIDPSLLNAETKTEDESEDDKPQRVRRCSSLKTGKTPPGTPGRKKIVRFADVLGLDLADVKTFMDEIPVIPKSAYDDLSGCDVQSSPPSRPPPRLGALTLVPLFQLPRDVTEKLEKQTVCLESSRVCDGVHVTICGSVRVRNLDFHKTVHIRYTMNRWRTYTDLQATYVQGSCDGYSDRFQFVLYAPCISSGQRLELAVRFQCKGQQFWDSNNGTNYCFDCLALGVAQPAPSSPGTLHPSVDWHPSFY, encoded by the coding sequence ATGAGCGGTGATCGTCCCGGATCACAGTGCGGTCTGACATCTTTGCTTCCGATGTCGTGTCGCGGTCGAGCCGCTGCATTCGCTCGGGACTTGCACTCACGACTACGCAGCCTTGGCGCTGCAGAGGGGGATGAATGTGAAAATAACTGGCTTTCCACGAGCGACAGTTCCACTCATCGACCTTCCAGTTCCACACACTCGCAACGAGACATAGATACTTTTTATGATTTTGAACTAGAATGTGAGAGTCCGTCTAGTCCTGTTGATGGCTTTGAGCCATCTTTTTCGGAAAGGCAACATGTAGACAGAGATCCGCCATTTTACGATGTAGATGCCGAATCAGAACTAAAAGAACAAAGTAAATTAATGCTGAAACAACCAGACAAGGGCAAAAATGGATTTAAATTTTCTACTGCATTTTATACAGAATCACCCGTTAAGCTCCAACCAGGTCCGAGAGAAAATGGTCACGTTGATAAGCCCTTATATTCTCCTATAACTTTTGAAGGCTGTGCCCGACACAATAGTTACGATGAAATCGATAGTGCAATACAACATAATTCAGTTACAACAACAGATCGAAGTTTGATTCCACACTTAAACTCAGTAATAGACAGCGATTCTGAATTTGAATCAGCGAAAAGTGATCCTTCTGATAGCAGTGATCAGATTGGGGCACAAtccaaaaaaaatgatataacagAGGTTTTTGAAGACTTGTCAGTTACTGATAGTGAGACGCTCAACGAAAAAGAAGAAATATCAACAGCAAGTGTTGATGATCTGAATTTAAGCgatttaaacgaaattaataTATGCGTAAGCAATGGGCTAACAGAAATAGTTACCAGTGAAGTTCCTATTGATAAAGACCTGTCACCTGCTCCTGAGATTGACCCGTCATTGCTTAACGCGGAGACTAAAACCGAAGATGAATCTGAAGATGATAAGCCACAACGAGTACGCCGCTGCTCATCGTTAAAAACGGGCAAAACACCCCCTGGTACCCCAGGTCGTAAAAAAATTGTGCGCTTCGCTGATGTGCTAGGACTCGACTTGGCAGACGTGAAGACGTTTATGGATGAAATACCAGTTATTCCAAAGTCTGCTTACGATGATCTCTCTGGTTGTGACGTTCAAAGTTCACCGCCATCGCGACCTCCCCCGCGACTCGGTGCTTTAACATTAGTTCCTTTGTTTCAACTACCGCGCGACGTTACAGAGAAGTTAGAAAAACAAACTGTATGCTTGGAAAGCTCCCGAGTCTGCGACGGTGTTCACGTCACAATTTGCGGCTCAGTGCGAGTACGAAATTTGGATTTTCATAAGACTGTTCATATTCGCTACACTATGAACCGTTGGCGGACATACACAGACTTACAGGCAACTTACGTACAGGGATCATGCGACGGTTACTCAGACCGTTTTCAGTTTGTTTTATACGCACCCTGCATTTCGTCCGGACAAAGATTGGAATTGGCAGTGAGATTTCAATGCAAAGGCCAGCAATTCTGGGACAGTAACAATGGAACTAACTATTGTTTCGATTGCTTAGCTCTCGGAGTAGCGCAGCCAGCACCGTCATCACCGGGGACTCTCCACCCTTCCGTGGACTGGCACCCGTCCTTCTACTGA
- the LOC125069602 gene encoding glycogen-binding subunit 76A isoform X2 produces the protein MDMQTQMSGDRPGSQCGLTSLLPMSCRGRAAAFARDLHSRLRSLGAAEGDECENNWLSTSDSSTHRPSSSTHSQRDIDTFYDFELECESPSSPVDGFEPSFSERQHVDRDPPFYDVDAESELKEQSKLMLKQPDKGKNGFKFSTAFYTESPVKLQPGPRENGHVDKPLYSPITFEGCARHNSYDEIDSAIQHNSVTTTDRSLIPHLNSVIDSDSEFESAKSDPSDSSDQIGAQSKKNDITEVFEDLSVTDSETLNEKEEISTASVDDLNLSDLNEINICVSNGLTEIVTSEVPIDKDLSPAPEIDPSLLNAETKTEDESEDDKPQRVRRCSSLKTGKTPPGTPGRKKIVRFADVLGLDLADVKTFMDEIPVIPKSAYDDLSGCDVQSSPPSRPPPRLGALTLVPLFQLPRDVTEKLEKQTVCLESSRVCDGVHVTICGSVRVRNLDFHKTVHIRYTMNRWRTYTDLQATYVQGSCDGYSDRFQFVLYAPCISSGQRLELAVRFQCKGQQFWDSNNGTNYCFDCLALGVAQPAPSSPGTLHPSVDWHPSFY, from the coding sequence ACGCAGATGAGCGGTGATCGTCCCGGATCACAGTGCGGTCTGACATCTTTGCTTCCGATGTCGTGTCGCGGTCGAGCCGCTGCATTCGCTCGGGACTTGCACTCACGACTACGCAGCCTTGGCGCTGCAGAGGGGGATGAATGTGAAAATAACTGGCTTTCCACGAGCGACAGTTCCACTCATCGACCTTCCAGTTCCACACACTCGCAACGAGACATAGATACTTTTTATGATTTTGAACTAGAATGTGAGAGTCCGTCTAGTCCTGTTGATGGCTTTGAGCCATCTTTTTCGGAAAGGCAACATGTAGACAGAGATCCGCCATTTTACGATGTAGATGCCGAATCAGAACTAAAAGAACAAAGTAAATTAATGCTGAAACAACCAGACAAGGGCAAAAATGGATTTAAATTTTCTACTGCATTTTATACAGAATCACCCGTTAAGCTCCAACCAGGTCCGAGAGAAAATGGTCACGTTGATAAGCCCTTATATTCTCCTATAACTTTTGAAGGCTGTGCCCGACACAATAGTTACGATGAAATCGATAGTGCAATACAACATAATTCAGTTACAACAACAGATCGAAGTTTGATTCCACACTTAAACTCAGTAATAGACAGCGATTCTGAATTTGAATCAGCGAAAAGTGATCCTTCTGATAGCAGTGATCAGATTGGGGCACAAtccaaaaaaaatgatataacagAGGTTTTTGAAGACTTGTCAGTTACTGATAGTGAGACGCTCAACGAAAAAGAAGAAATATCAACAGCAAGTGTTGATGATCTGAATTTAAGCgatttaaacgaaattaataTATGCGTAAGCAATGGGCTAACAGAAATAGTTACCAGTGAAGTTCCTATTGATAAAGACCTGTCACCTGCTCCTGAGATTGACCCGTCATTGCTTAACGCGGAGACTAAAACCGAAGATGAATCTGAAGATGATAAGCCACAACGAGTACGCCGCTGCTCATCGTTAAAAACGGGCAAAACACCCCCTGGTACCCCAGGTCGTAAAAAAATTGTGCGCTTCGCTGATGTGCTAGGACTCGACTTGGCAGACGTGAAGACGTTTATGGATGAAATACCAGTTATTCCAAAGTCTGCTTACGATGATCTCTCTGGTTGTGACGTTCAAAGTTCACCGCCATCGCGACCTCCCCCGCGACTCGGTGCTTTAACATTAGTTCCTTTGTTTCAACTACCGCGCGACGTTACAGAGAAGTTAGAAAAACAAACTGTATGCTTGGAAAGCTCCCGAGTCTGCGACGGTGTTCACGTCACAATTTGCGGCTCAGTGCGAGTACGAAATTTGGATTTTCATAAGACTGTTCATATTCGCTACACTATGAACCGTTGGCGGACATACACAGACTTACAGGCAACTTACGTACAGGGATCATGCGACGGTTACTCAGACCGTTTTCAGTTTGTTTTATACGCACCCTGCATTTCGTCCGGACAAAGATTGGAATTGGCAGTGAGATTTCAATGCAAAGGCCAGCAATTCTGGGACAGTAACAATGGAACTAACTATTGTTTCGATTGCTTAGCTCTCGGAGTAGCGCAGCCAGCACCGTCATCACCGGGGACTCTCCACCCTTCCGTGGACTGGCACCCGTCCTTCTACTGA
- the LOC125069602 gene encoding glycogen-binding subunit 76A isoform X1, which produces MSSQELKMSLEHQMPVLMKKTQMSGDRPGSQCGLTSLLPMSCRGRAAAFARDLHSRLRSLGAAEGDECENNWLSTSDSSTHRPSSSTHSQRDIDTFYDFELECESPSSPVDGFEPSFSERQHVDRDPPFYDVDAESELKEQSKLMLKQPDKGKNGFKFSTAFYTESPVKLQPGPRENGHVDKPLYSPITFEGCARHNSYDEIDSAIQHNSVTTTDRSLIPHLNSVIDSDSEFESAKSDPSDSSDQIGAQSKKNDITEVFEDLSVTDSETLNEKEEISTASVDDLNLSDLNEINICVSNGLTEIVTSEVPIDKDLSPAPEIDPSLLNAETKTEDESEDDKPQRVRRCSSLKTGKTPPGTPGRKKIVRFADVLGLDLADVKTFMDEIPVIPKSAYDDLSGCDVQSSPPSRPPPRLGALTLVPLFQLPRDVTEKLEKQTVCLESSRVCDGVHVTICGSVRVRNLDFHKTVHIRYTMNRWRTYTDLQATYVQGSCDGYSDRFQFVLYAPCISSGQRLELAVRFQCKGQQFWDSNNGTNYCFDCLALGVAQPAPSSPGTLHPSVDWHPSFY; this is translated from the coding sequence ACGCAGATGAGCGGTGATCGTCCCGGATCACAGTGCGGTCTGACATCTTTGCTTCCGATGTCGTGTCGCGGTCGAGCCGCTGCATTCGCTCGGGACTTGCACTCACGACTACGCAGCCTTGGCGCTGCAGAGGGGGATGAATGTGAAAATAACTGGCTTTCCACGAGCGACAGTTCCACTCATCGACCTTCCAGTTCCACACACTCGCAACGAGACATAGATACTTTTTATGATTTTGAACTAGAATGTGAGAGTCCGTCTAGTCCTGTTGATGGCTTTGAGCCATCTTTTTCGGAAAGGCAACATGTAGACAGAGATCCGCCATTTTACGATGTAGATGCCGAATCAGAACTAAAAGAACAAAGTAAATTAATGCTGAAACAACCAGACAAGGGCAAAAATGGATTTAAATTTTCTACTGCATTTTATACAGAATCACCCGTTAAGCTCCAACCAGGTCCGAGAGAAAATGGTCACGTTGATAAGCCCTTATATTCTCCTATAACTTTTGAAGGCTGTGCCCGACACAATAGTTACGATGAAATCGATAGTGCAATACAACATAATTCAGTTACAACAACAGATCGAAGTTTGATTCCACACTTAAACTCAGTAATAGACAGCGATTCTGAATTTGAATCAGCGAAAAGTGATCCTTCTGATAGCAGTGATCAGATTGGGGCACAAtccaaaaaaaatgatataacagAGGTTTTTGAAGACTTGTCAGTTACTGATAGTGAGACGCTCAACGAAAAAGAAGAAATATCAACAGCAAGTGTTGATGATCTGAATTTAAGCgatttaaacgaaattaataTATGCGTAAGCAATGGGCTAACAGAAATAGTTACCAGTGAAGTTCCTATTGATAAAGACCTGTCACCTGCTCCTGAGATTGACCCGTCATTGCTTAACGCGGAGACTAAAACCGAAGATGAATCTGAAGATGATAAGCCACAACGAGTACGCCGCTGCTCATCGTTAAAAACGGGCAAAACACCCCCTGGTACCCCAGGTCGTAAAAAAATTGTGCGCTTCGCTGATGTGCTAGGACTCGACTTGGCAGACGTGAAGACGTTTATGGATGAAATACCAGTTATTCCAAAGTCTGCTTACGATGATCTCTCTGGTTGTGACGTTCAAAGTTCACCGCCATCGCGACCTCCCCCGCGACTCGGTGCTTTAACATTAGTTCCTTTGTTTCAACTACCGCGCGACGTTACAGAGAAGTTAGAAAAACAAACTGTATGCTTGGAAAGCTCCCGAGTCTGCGACGGTGTTCACGTCACAATTTGCGGCTCAGTGCGAGTACGAAATTTGGATTTTCATAAGACTGTTCATATTCGCTACACTATGAACCGTTGGCGGACATACACAGACTTACAGGCAACTTACGTACAGGGATCATGCGACGGTTACTCAGACCGTTTTCAGTTTGTTTTATACGCACCCTGCATTTCGTCCGGACAAAGATTGGAATTGGCAGTGAGATTTCAATGCAAAGGCCAGCAATTCTGGGACAGTAACAATGGAACTAACTATTGTTTCGATTGCTTAGCTCTCGGAGTAGCGCAGCCAGCACCGTCATCACCGGGGACTCTCCACCCTTCCGTGGACTGGCACCCGTCCTTCTACTGA